Within Haematobia irritans isolate KBUSLIRL chromosome 2, ASM5000362v1, whole genome shotgun sequence, the genomic segment CATACTTACGATTTTATTTACTTACCGGTAATAAACCTAAATTTGGTCGGTGTTTTAATAGCTCCGTTACCACAGCCGCATGTCCTTTATGTGCCGCTTTGAATAGTGGTGTTGCACCATCACATCTCACTGCATCAACATTAGCGCCGTTTTGCAAAAGCACCTTGCATATGTGATCATGGCCCATTTGTGCTGCTATCCATAAAGGTGTAGCTCCATCTATGCGTTTCGTATCGGGGTAGGCCCCAGCAGTTAACAATAGTGATAATACTGTTCTATGACCATTTTGCGCCGATATAAACACTGGTGTTGCACGATCCtggttaaaattaaaaacaatttaattataGAGCTATTTGGAGTTctacttaatttttattgaaaataggaTTATATTGAAATGTAGGGGGGCATCATTTGTCTGCAAGGGCGTTAAAAGCATCCATCAAATTTATAGAGATACGTGTAGAAACATCAGCGGGGGCTAAATTATGGGTAACAGTGGAACGGAACAGCaagcacccatagaaaaaaatcattaacggCGTGCACGTTTtaaaatctgacaacgataaaacggCACCATGTATTGTCAAAATGACAACACTTTATCTGAAAATGTAatagttacgaatttataaataaaaatccgctaccgtgactcgaacctgcatTGTCtctaccatacgcgttaacagtcgccttagcacattgtatGTTACCACCGtcggagttgccataagaacgtctaacgaaCATTTTACGACCTCGTGGCCATAGAAAAACGAAagtcgttcatgaaatcgtgaacgcccttgGACGAaactgtgaacattccgttttgatattttgtgaacatttcctTCTCAaattaccgtccgttcacgatttcataacttaatttttttattagtgcaTGACCGTATATTCAAGGAACGTCAAGACGTGTTACAATAATGGATTAAGATGAGCGGGAGGGACTATGAGAGCGGTATCAGAAGATACAATAAGACCAAGGACTGTGCTCGAATAAACCACGGCATGGGTCACATCATTTAGGTGCTCGAGCATACCGGATTGAGTTGAAAGGAAATAACCTCCGGTAAGAACAAAACATCGATATATCGACACTAGATGACTGTGAGAGATTTATATGAGACTGTGTTGCATTGTTATATCACACATAATGAATAGAGTCCCATTTTCAGCTCAATGATAAAGGAGCCCCTTTTCACAGCATCGTGTCGCACTATGTATGAAGGAACGCAAGGAACCTTTAACCTTTTCATCCAAGACTTTTTAAATGCAAGGTTATTACTCTCTTTCTTTCTTCACCTATTATAAGATCTTTCTCACTTGTTTAGTATctaatacaaatttaatttatcttcAATAACTTGTTTGCTCACCTTCATGCAGGCATTTACATTCGAACCACAATCCAAAAGCTCTTTAACTAATTTTACATGACCACCTTGTGCTGCGACAAATAGGGGAGTTCCTCCATCCTTAAAAAACGAAACGATACAAACaacaattatataaaatattttttacaaagtgCTACATATACTCACCACAGAAGGTGTGTCAACGCTGGCCCCCGCCTtaacaaggattttcaccacatCTAAATATCCACCTTGGGCAGCAAAAAATAGGGGTGTTGTCCCGGTGGCACGTCTACTATTTGGATCCGCACCTTGTTCCAACAATTCCAGCACACATGTTGTATGACCTCCAGCGGCCGATAATATAAGTGGAGTTGTACCATCCTATTCGATAGTAAGAAGTATGGAAAATGCTTCAATCTCATGATAATTCAAACAAACCACAATCGCTCTAAAAATGActaccacacacacacaatttatTGCATTCGATGCGATTGTGGCTTTAACGTTTTAATTGCGTAATTACtgcaataaatttgaaataaatatttaataatgaaTTACCAACACTTTGGTTGGCATGTTGCAAATATCCACAACGCATGGATCAACTCATTCAACGGACCGATGCAAAACATGGCACTATACAAAATACACAAGACACGTTGTACTTCTAAATATGAAACGCCATTTGGAAAAATGCTTTTCGCTTTGTAAATGTTCGAATTCCAACAGATATCTATCAAGGAGCCCACAAAGATGCCAAGCACGTTTGTATTACGGCATGGCTGgcatgtttacaaattttcacttcaaatatcCGAATATCCCAAATTAGTGTCCAGCCCCCAAAATCAATGGAGGCGATATCAAAAACAGTTTCCATTTCACTTGTACCATTACAAGTCAGTCAATTAATTACAAACCTACGTCAATGGATTAGCATTATACAAATTGGCGTAGGTTCATTCAtgcgatttttgtttttgtttttctttatttgcgGTTTTGTTTATATTGCTACAGTCAATTGATTATGACGGACACACGGCGACCGAATTGAAGATGGGCAAAACAAAAGCCGCTGAAAGCTGAAATGAGAGCATGCGTGACTCCagtttttgttaattaattaaattaacattgTTTGGCATTTTGGAATGCTTAGCTTCCAAGAGTTTGAAAAACGTTCGGAAATTGATATCCACATAGCAAATTAGTTATTAAGTCGATCAGCAAAACAAAAGAGTATGGACATATTTGATGTTCAGTCTATAGTATGTCATCATATATAACATAGTTGATGATCTCCggcattttatatctttattgaTATTCTCTGTCTTAAGGCAGTAGCAAACtgcacagaaaaatatttcacgaaaatttctccaattaaaGTCGTAattgaattttagaaaaatattcaataaaaattataattaattcaaaaattttttttaatagtatcaattaattttttaattgactttgaattaattttttaattgatactatcatttctgtgaattgaagaaatttcaattaaaaattaattggatcaattagtttcgtgattgaagacaaaaaatatatgtgtttgtgtgtggtGTAGTGAGTAGACCCGTCACTGTTTCATATTTATATGGAGTAGGAGGTCTTGTCTAGCCCTTTTTTCGGTAAGATGGTTGGAATCCCTATACTGAAAATGGAATACATCATCTTTCGAAATCCATAGAAAGAAGCGATCCTCCTCTTCGTCCACCTTTCTTAAATCACAGttttgaccaaacaccaaacattttttcagccATGGTTTTTCTCCTCCTCCTCCGGgctaccactatacctaatATAACCTACAATAATAAGAGCCTAcatagggtcatgggttcaatcccagtttcgatcaaacaccaacaagtttttcagcggtggattataccctctcagtaatgcattctgagtgcttcaaagtttctttaagtggttttgcCATAAGATGAAACGCTGTTCGTATTCGAGCCAGCTGCGGCtgaggcagcactcattgataagagagaagttcaccaatgtggtatcacaatggaaatatcgagctgccactatacctaacccaaCCTTACATCTTGGTGAAAATGAAATAGCTCATCCTTAAATATCACAGGGGGAAGAGAGAGCCTCGTCTTTGATCGCTTTTTCGGCAATTTTTATTCCAGATGCATATTAAAATATGGGGTTTTATCTTTTGGCATACTCTATATATAGGGGATCTCCCGATTTGCTTGATATAAGAATTTTCTGAAGATAGGAAATTCCAATGTTTGAAATTTATCAATGTTCTTAATTAATTTGCCTCATCTTTTCCCTgcccgggctgccactatacctaatatAATCTACAATAATACGGGGTCCTCATTGTTTGCAAGAGCCTACATAGGGTCATAGGATCATaggttctttaagtggtttcgtcATAAGGTGAAACGCCATTCGTACTCGAGCCAGCTGAGGCTgatgtagcactcagtgataagagagaagttttccaatgtggtatcacaatggaaatatcgagctgccactatacctaacctaaccttacatcTTGGTGAAAATGAAATAGCTCATACTTAAATATCACAGGGGGAAGAGAGAGCCTCGTCTTTGATCGCTTTTTCGCTAATTCCTCCATATAGAGGGAAACTCTCGATTTGCTTGATATACGAATTTTCTGAAGATAAGAAATCCCAGTGTTTGAAATGTATCAATATTATCAATTCTCATTACCTCATCTTTGCAATCCACATGAACTTTTCCACTATCCAATACACGTCTCAATGTAATATCGTCTCCCCGCAAAGCAGCCAAATGCAGCAAAACATCTGAGGGTGTTTCTTTCTGAAATATCGAAATCACAAAAGATTAATTACAACTGTTTCTTTTCAAAAACacttattttttcatatgataTTTACTAGTCTAactaactacaaccaaatggatGAATACTAAACAACTGTGATGTCTATTTATCTGCAGCGGTCGAATAACAACACTTGTTCGTTCAAATCTCCAGGCTCAATTTTTTGCCAGCCATCTGACAGACAATAAACTAACGGAGCAAAGCGAAACATCAACAACATTTAAAATACAAACTAATACATaacaattcaaaatattccatcGAACATAGAAACAGTATCCTGCTACAAAAACATGGAGTTAAGTTAACTTACCAAATAAATGTGGCCAGTGATGTCACATCATTCAATGCTTCATGTTGGTAGATACTTTAACGAATTATGTGATAATTGgcaaatttggaattttacaaGGCGTACATTTACATCGGTTGTAAAGTCTAACGGGGAATGGCCTAAACTATAACTAACCTTAACATGAAGCCAAAAGTTACAATCTAGCCGTTTAAATTTTGAAagcaatttagaaaatattgcactTTCtaacagaaatgaaaaaaattgtgcaaccCTAACATCaactgtttaattaaaattatagtcgaagaaatcttcaattaataaaatatccAAAAGGTAAACATTTTCAGATGTTgctaatttatgtcaaaataaatataaatgtttctTAGATCTGCATTTAATATCGAATAACGAATTGAAATATCGCACGAGAACGTTTCTTTCGAAATCGTACCATGTCTATTTTCCATTTGAAGTTAGCATATAAGACCAAAAATGAGTTTTCTCTCCCAGCCGGATCTATACTGAAGACTATGAAAATGCACGTTCGCCAGTTCCAAAACATGTATAACTAGCCGtgagttcaaacccagtttcgaccacaaacacaaaaaagtttttcagcggtggattatcccacctcagtaatgctggtgacatttctgagtgttttaaagcttctgtaagtgctttcactacaatgtggaacgtcgttcggactcggccataaaaaggaggtcccttgtcattgagcttaatatagaatcggccagcactcagtggtaagagagaagtccaccactgtggtatcacaatggacagaatagtctaagcgagcctgaaatatcgagctgccactatacctaacataacctaaataTGACAATATTGGACAGATTTTCAGTGAAGAAATTTTATGGACAAAACGTGATTGCAACAAAGTTCGCTGTAGCGTATAAAATGCCAATTATTTAATGCTACatgaatattaaaattattataaccaTAATCAATGAGTTCACCACCAaaacttttaatacaaaaaaggtAGCTACTCTTTCTCGTCTAGAAATAATAGGTCTGTTTTCTTTCAGAAATTTATATCATGCCGAAACGGACCAATGATCGGATTTTCTAGATAGCTCATTCATACATTGTAATCCGTACGCACAGAGAAGGAacgtgatcacctcaaatatgtttcagggcataatgttatttttggagggGGGAACATTGATCATTTTTGCCGAAAGAATATTGTTTTCTTTCCCAAAACATTATGCCTGCCGAATTCAGATacttaatttccgagaaaatgacatgattgcgacaaacatgttaatgTTTCTCGTCCAAAAAtataatcatattccttctctgggtgtactaaaagaaaacaatccTAACATGTATAAGTATTTCAACAGGTAGTACTCATACCACACCTCTGCTCACATATGCCAATAGTTGGCATGGGAGAATCAGCAAAAGTGCACCTGAtgtcttttcaaaaaaaaaaaaaaaacggaagatTAACACAAAACATCATCATAAAGAACATTCAACCCACACAATGTACTTGGCATGTCTGTCGATTGCATTTAGTTTGTTAAGCTATTTTCCCAGAAGACCATAGAGCGCCAATGCGATAGCTAAAAACCAGGGGAATTGTTTAATACAATAGTTAGCTATTTGGAGATTGGTGCTGGTGGAATTGTTGGGAAAAAAGCAGCAGTGGCAGCACAATTCAAAGCGTAAATTTGTTGTCGTTCCCACTATGTCGCCCTTCTAagatcaaaattgtatatcttttGGCATTTAAAGGCATAgacattaaacattttaatgtcGAATACCAAACAAACTGAGGTGAAGAACAAACGAATCATATGGCAACACAGTGGTGCGCAATTTATGGAATGGTTAACACAGAAATTTCCAAAAGGATTATGCGAAAAATGTAAGATTCATTATTGAATCTAAACAAAAGTGTTTTTAATAGACCTACAACCTGGAAACGTGTCAGTCTTTCTTTTCTAGTTTTTaagtatacacgcaaaaaaataattctttcctcccaaacaaaattttagacaaacaacgttcgtttctcatttgcttttcgctgtaaggaagtgtatttggaagaaaagtatatactttttgtgataaacgtttgttCTTTTCCagtatgtaaaaacaatttcataaagacaaactaaaaaaaaatattgttttttgctaattgcattttccctcacatctttctcacattcacgaggttttttagttcttaacaccttttcctgtaataccaacaatgtagaagaaattagacgattttacaaatttttaatttttttttacctttcgcctggacggagaatcgaaccgcggaccatgcactttgtaagccaacacactaaccactgagctatgtacctgttatggtcatcaatagataaatatccatataagttatatttatatagcatagcttgcggcgcccacgaacagaataaacaaagtttgtttaacagaaacaaacatttagtttggcaccgtggagcagtggttgctacgtccgacttgcatgccaagggtcgtgggttcgatccctggttcgaccaaagtttttttttaacatatattccagatatgtttggaagattccgaaaaaatgttcaacattacattgtactatattaaattttgaactgtaaaatgtgtcttattaaagacctaaagtcagcaaaggacagtgtttgatataaacgaaatggattgtgttgttgtttcaaaaataactttttttattgaaaaaataaaaattttgtaacaaacgatttttttttttggtgataaaagtttaaaattttcgaagcaattcaaaaaactctaacaaaagaaaaacgttttcggtacacgttctccaaacgttttttttttttctttgcgtgtaggagaacatttttttatggcaTAAAAATGTTACAGCTATAACCATTTACGACAGTATCGATTCATTAAATAGATATTTCACGAATAAAATTACACGTTACATTTAATAGTCTTTGCTATCAGTGAAATAACAGCAATCTCTTAGATATGAAAAATGCTTCATACCAATGCACACAGGAATGGTATTTACGACGAACATAGATAAATACTCTAATGAAAATCATATTTATATGTTATgtatgaaaaaatcgaaattaatgAACCGATTACACTGTATCCTAAGTACTATGGAATTAATTTCGAATTTTGCTAAGAAATAATTTGAAGTTGCACGAATCACCAATTTTAATATAGAAcatactttatttctttagatatttGCCAGCTAAAAAGGTCCTATaaataaaatgagcaattaagaCTGACAGTCGTACAATATGTATTTCAACAAATCACTAACTTTTTGAAGCATCTGTCATTGGCGTTGTTCAATTTTGCAGTTTGCTACTTCATatttttgttgaataaattCTATACAGTTTagtacatattttttatgaaatttatccCCAGCATAAGTTAATATTACGCGTATGGTTCACATTTCAAATAATGGCAGAGCTATAATAAAATactagtaaaatgtaaaaacagTACTGTAATAAAATCAATAACGCTGTTCAACTAACAAAATGATTTCTTTCACAACTCTGTGTATATTTCAATGCCAATTCTAGGCTAACATCAGCAGCGTTAACATTGAGAATTtgtaaaagtggcacaaaacgtGGCACATTCATTTTTGAAAGTGACACAAAAAGTTGCACCCTTTTTCATTGAAACCTTTACTTTTAATATTCAGGAGGAGCGGTGCACGTGTCCACTGGAAACATTTAGTGTACcattcaaaaaaagtgaaccctcttttAGTTCATGTCAATGCAGATAAATATAATTCATTCTTGTCAAAAATCTCTCCAGAACAAATAATTAACATAGAACTATGTAGTgtgatcaaaacggaatgtttttTCCACAGATTTCAGTATGCTTTCCCAAGACCTCAAACAAATTTATCGATCTGTACAGGACGTTTGTGTTTAGTAGGTCGACACGTAATCCGCACATTTGTGTGCCACTCATTCGAAACTCGATGTTTATGAGATCCTTTGTTGTCAGGATTGCCAGGTGTTGGAATGTTCTGCCATTTGACCTGCGTATTTGTCccataagcctagtactaagatcatgtTTTcgaacgaaaaactgttatactccatataaaaaacgttagcgcggaataaatgcgaaatttttgttttgaacattttccaacaaatatttatacaaccctgaatTTTTCGAACGAAAAAATAGTCagacatattatttcgcataaataaattAGCATCCCTGGGTTTgggaccctatttacggagatagatgaagatattcggttttcgcagaaacgaacttagtactaagcaataGTAATAATGTGTTTCGTCGTAAAATCTTGcatcatttttatatttattcccATCCTTAGGTTTGGTATATAGTCATTCG encodes:
- the LOC142223231 gene encoding uncharacterized protein LOC142223231 isoform X3; translation: MSLKKETPSDVLLHLAALRGDDITLRRVLDSGKVHVDCKDEDGTTPLILSAAGGHTTCVLELLEQGADPNSRRATGTTPLFFAAQGGYLDVVKILVKAGASVDTPSVDGGTPLFVAAQGGHVKLVKELLDCGSNVNACMKDRATPVFISAQNGHRTVLSLLLTAGAYPDTKRIDGATPLWIAAQMGHDHICKVLLQNGANVDAVRCDGATPLFKAAHKGHAAVVTELLKHRPNLGLLPNGETALHAAAMFGHMTVVKQLIAAGTDITQVNQDGLTALQVARQQNYSSICEYLQDRLRALQSRNQHS
- the LOC142223231 gene encoding uncharacterized protein LOC142223231 isoform X2; the encoded protein is MCSFIKETPSDVLLHLAALRGDDITLRRVLDSGKVHVDCKDEDGTTPLILSAAGGHTTCVLELLEQGADPNSRRATGTTPLFFAAQGGYLDVVKILVKAGASVDTPSVDGGTPLFVAAQGGHVKLVKELLDCGSNVNACMKDRATPVFISAQNGHRTVLSLLLTAGAYPDTKRIDGATPLWIAAQMGHDHICKVLLQNGANVDAVRCDGATPLFKAAHKGHAAVVTELLKHRPNLGLLPNGETALHAAAMFGHMTVVKQLIAAGTDITQVNQDGLTALQVARQQNYSSICEYLQDRLRALQSRNQHS
- the LOC142223231 gene encoding uncharacterized protein LOC142223231 isoform X1, producing the protein MQRYGEKKETPSDVLLHLAALRGDDITLRRVLDSGKVHVDCKDEDGTTPLILSAAGGHTTCVLELLEQGADPNSRRATGTTPLFFAAQGGYLDVVKILVKAGASVDTPSVDGGTPLFVAAQGGHVKLVKELLDCGSNVNACMKDRATPVFISAQNGHRTVLSLLLTAGAYPDTKRIDGATPLWIAAQMGHDHICKVLLQNGANVDAVRCDGATPLFKAAHKGHAAVVTELLKHRPNLGLLPNGETALHAAAMFGHMTVVKQLIAAGTDITQVNQDGLTALQVARQQNYSSICEYLQDRLRALQSRNQHS